One stretch of Brevibacillus laterosporus DNA includes these proteins:
- a CDS encoding site-specific integrase: protein MNMNNTQGYTKVIGIHIPTVHKAILSFLEERRGASQNTAISYKQHIEQFFGYTRGKKLNELNEEDLMFTRQEVVEYRNYLINLMDENGVKKRYSNSSINTKISIVKSLFDFLPNYDYQVNSLVFKLIPLTENNSKPNGFLTWNEMQQIIIKVKNQKNGWEKSIILKLAAQTAIRKNALFNLKRTEILLINNEIPVIKAYDKKGKLDNKPIPIVIYNELMEFIKVHGKGERVFTIRSQATLNNAIAKACEELQISKDRKITFHSFKKGSVDTTQKVFKDVKITQQHANHANPSTTLNIYTDSIHDYKMMPSFLLGQEIDLSKLEEMSKEEIINVIQGLDIGIKAEIGRKINK from the coding sequence ATGAATATGAACAATACTCAAGGCTATACGAAAGTAATAGGCATTCACATACCTACTGTACATAAAGCGATCTTATCATTCTTAGAAGAGAGAAGAGGAGCTAGTCAAAATACTGCTATTAGTTATAAGCAACACATTGAACAATTTTTTGGATATACAAGAGGGAAAAAACTAAATGAATTAAATGAAGAAGATTTAATGTTTACAAGGCAAGAGGTTGTAGAGTATAGAAATTACTTAATTAACTTAATGGATGAAAATGGGGTAAAAAAAAGGTATTCAAATTCTTCTATTAATACAAAAATTTCCATAGTGAAATCACTATTTGATTTTTTACCGAACTATGATTATCAAGTTAACTCATTGGTATTTAAGTTGATTCCTTTAACCGAAAATAATTCTAAACCTAATGGCTTTTTGACTTGGAATGAAATGCAACAAATTATAATTAAGGTTAAGAATCAGAAGAATGGATGGGAAAAATCAATAATCTTAAAATTAGCAGCTCAAACAGCAATTAGAAAAAATGCATTGTTCAATTTGAAACGTACCGAAATACTATTAATAAACAATGAAATACCAGTAATTAAAGCTTATGACAAAAAAGGAAAACTGGATAATAAACCTATTCCAATTGTTATTTACAATGAGCTAATGGAATTTATAAAAGTACACGGAAAGGGAGAAAGAGTATTTACTATTAGATCCCAAGCTACATTAAATAATGCCATTGCTAAAGCATGTGAAGAATTGCAGATTTCTAAGGATAGAAAGATAACATTTCACTCGTTTAAAAAGGGTAGCGTAGATACGACTCAAAAAGTATTTAAAGACGTAAAAATTACTCAGCAGCATGCTAATCATGCGAATCCAAGTACGACTTTAAACATTTATACAGACTCTATTCATGATTATAAGATGATGCCTTCCTTCTTACTTGGGCAAGAGATTGATTTATCTAAGTTAGAAGAGATGAGTAAAGAGGAAATTATCAATGTCATTCAAGGACTGGATATTGGAATTAAGGCAGAGATTGGGAGAAAAATTAATAAATAA
- a CDS encoding XRE family transcriptional regulator: protein MGVNYLLKVRLKEILESKPEYTQKRLAQETGIQPTTIAEIANNMRTTFNRSHLTKIAKVLQITDMNELFKLDEDE from the coding sequence ATTGGGGTGAATTATTTGCTTAAAGTGCGACTAAAGGAAATTCTTGAGAGTAAACCCGAATACACACAAAAGAGACTAGCCCAAGAAACTGGAATACAGCCTACAACAATAGCCGAAATAGCAAATAATATGCGGACAACATTTAACCGCAGCCATTTGACTAAAATTGCAAAAGTTCTTCAAATAACTGATATGAATGAATTATTTAAACTTGATGAAGATGAATAA